GAGATCCACCCGGTCGCCACCCGCAGCCCGAACTACCGCGACGGCGCGTTCGTCAACCGCGAACCGGCCGCCACCATGAGCCTCGACGCCGAACAGCGCAGACTGCTCATGCGCGAACTGGTCACCCGGCGTGACGGCAGCCGCCCCGCAGGGCCGATCCCGATCGTGACCCCCACGTCCACCGACGGCGAGGCGGCGGGTCTGGCGGCCTACTGGCACGGCCACTCCTCGGCTCTGATCGAGGTCGACGGGTACCGCGTGCTCACCGACCCGATCTGGAGTGACCGCTGCTCTCCGTCGCGTGCCGTCGGTCCGCAACGCCTGCACGAACCCCCGCTGCCCCTGGAACAACTGCCCGCCGTCGACGCCGTGCTGATCAGCCACGACCACTACGACCACCTCGACATCGACACGATCCTCGGGCTCGCGCGCACACAGCGCGCCCCGTTCTGCGTCCCCCTCGGTGTGGGTGCGCACCTGCGCAAATGGGGTATCTCCGAGGAGCGCATCGTCGAACTCGACTGGAACGAGAGCCATCGGATCGGAGACCTCAGGCTGGTCTGCACCCCGGCCCGGCACTTCTCCGGGCGGCTGTTCACCCGCAACACCACGCTCTGGTCGTCGTGGGCGATCAGCGGTCCCCAGCACCGCGTGTTCTTCGGCGGCGACACCGGCTACACCACTGCGTTCGCCGAAATCGGTTCGGAGTACGGGCCTTTCGACCTGACACTGCTTCCGGTCGGCGCCTACCACCCGGCGTGGCCGGACATCCACATGAACCCCGAGGAGGCCGTCCGTGCCCATCGGGACATGACCGATGCGGGCGGCGGTGTACTGCTCCCCGTCCACTGGGGCACCTTCCGGCTGGCGCCACACCCGTGGGCCGAACCTGTGGAGCGGCTGTTGGCCGCCGCCGGTTCGGCCGACGTGCGCGTCGTGGTGCCCAAACCGGGCCAGCGGGTCGAGCGGGGAGCGTCACCGCCGTTAGAGCCGTGGTGGCAGCTCTGAGCGGCTAGCGTGCAGGCTGTGACCCGCCGACTCTTGCCGTTCGTCGCCCTCGCCGCGACCCTCACCCTGGTCGCAGGGTGTGACTCCGCGCCGAGTGAGGCGCCGCAGTCCGCCCCGGCGAAACCCCAATCCGATGTCCCGCCGCCGCTGGTGCCCGCGATGCCACTGCCCGACGGCGCCGTCGACAAGGCCGTCGAAAAGCTCGACGGAATGGCCGAGGACCTGTTGGCCAAGTCGGGCATCCCCGGTATGGCGGTCGCGGTCGTCCATGGCGGGAAAACGGTGTACGCCAAGGGATTCGGTGTCACCGATGTGAGGACCGGTGCGAAGGTGGGCCCC
Above is a window of Mycolicibacterium baixiangningiae DNA encoding:
- a CDS encoding MBL fold metallo-hydrolase, with amino-acid sequence MTGSALRFGFGTASVLAGGWVLRALQGTPASLGATPAEIHPVATRSPNYRDGAFVNREPAATMSLDAEQRRLLMRELVTRRDGSRPAGPIPIVTPTSTDGEAAGLAAYWHGHSSALIEVDGYRVLTDPIWSDRCSPSRAVGPQRLHEPPLPLEQLPAVDAVLISHDHYDHLDIDTILGLARTQRAPFCVPLGVGAHLRKWGISEERIVELDWNESHRIGDLRLVCTPARHFSGRLFTRNTTLWSSWAISGPQHRVFFGGDTGYTTAFAEIGSEYGPFDLTLLPVGAYHPAWPDIHMNPEEAVRAHRDMTDAGGGVLLPVHWGTFRLAPHPWAEPVERLLAAAGSADVRVVVPKPGQRVERGASPPLEPWWQL